The following are encoded together in the Elusimicrobiota bacterium genome:
- a CDS encoding HNH endonuclease, which produces MSHVLVLNRSLLAVQVASLERALTLLYLDRAAVVDEEYRTYNFQDWAELSKALADHPEGFIHTPTLRLAVPEVIALRFFDKVPLQAVPFTRRNIYHHYGYRCCYCGRRLPTSELNLDHVLPRSRGGGADWSNIVTACIPCNLRKASRTPIEAGMAMVIPVSKPKLRRGVAVLARSPIRMRRSWQRFVDNIYWDSQIEE; this is translated from the coding sequence ATGTCCCACGTTCTTGTCCTGAATAGAAGCCTCCTCGCCGTGCAGGTCGCCTCGCTTGAGCGCGCTTTGACCCTTCTCTATCTCGACCGCGCCGCGGTCGTAGACGAGGAGTACCGCACCTACAATTTCCAGGACTGGGCCGAGCTTTCCAAGGCGCTGGCCGACCACCCGGAGGGCTTCATCCATACCCCGACCTTGAGACTGGCCGTGCCCGAGGTGATCGCTCTCAGGTTCTTTGACAAGGTTCCCCTCCAGGCCGTCCCGTTCACGCGGCGCAATATCTACCATCATTACGGCTACCGCTGCTGTTACTGCGGTCGCCGTCTCCCCACGAGCGAACTCAACTTGGACCATGTCCTTCCCCGTTCCCGCGGCGGGGGCGCGGATTGGTCCAATATCGTCACCGCCTGCATTCCCTGCAATCTGCGCAAGGCAAGCCGCACCCCGATCGAGGCCGGGATGGCGATGGTGATTCCGGTTTCCAAGCCCAAGCTTCGCCGGGGCGTGGCGGTCTTGGCGCGCTCGCCCATACGCATGAGGCGCTCCTGGCAGCGCTTCGTGGACAATATCTACTGGGACAGCCAGATCGAGGAATGA
- a CDS encoding molybdenum cofactor guanylyltransferase has protein sequence MAEMMKEITGVVLAGGESRRFGSDKALAAWNGKTMVESVVEIISGMFPSNLVVVKKPESFQFWGKTNVRVVKDMISEPHSMGGIWSGLSHAETEHVFVCACDMPFLQPKLVKDLWDAGRGYDAVIPVWREKPQPLCGIYSKKCRGVMECLIKDQRLKIQELFSIVRTRFYLEPEVRSADPTGLSFVDLDTRHEYERARREQPC, from the coding sequence ATGGCTGAAATGATGAAAGAGATTACGGGCGTGGTGCTGGCGGGCGGCGAAAGCCGCCGGTTTGGTTCCGATAAGGCATTGGCGGCATGGAACGGTAAAACCATGGTGGAGAGCGTGGTCGAAATTATCTCAGGCATGTTTCCGTCCAACCTTGTTGTAGTGAAAAAACCGGAATCATTCCAATTTTGGGGCAAGACAAATGTTCGGGTTGTCAAAGACATGATTTCAGAGCCGCACTCTATGGGCGGGATTTGGTCCGGTTTGTCCCACGCTGAGACCGAGCATGTGTTCGTCTGCGCCTGCGACATGCCTTTTCTGCAACCGAAACTTGTGAAAGACCTTTGGGACGCAGGCCGAGGTTATGACGCCGTCATTCCTGTTTGGCGCGAGAAGCCTCAGCCATTGTGCGGAATCTACTCCAAGAAATGCCGCGGGGTCATGGAATGCCTGATCAAAGACCAACGGCTCAAGATTCAGGAGCTTTTTAGCATCGTCCGCACTCGCTTCTATTTGGAACCAGAGGTCAGATCGGCTGATCCGACAGGCCTTTCTTTTGTGGACCTCGACACCAGGCATGAATATGAAAGGGCGAGGCGGGAGCAGCCATGTTGA
- a CDS encoding oligosaccharide flippase family protein: MLKDIKQLGRESLLYGLSTVLGRFLNILLLPLHTYFLSPAELGVVATLFSYLAFLNILYGYGIDFAFMRHDPGSRGRSDSPARTCFSTAFWSLAATSLAFSGLIHAAAGPLSALAGVPASLSDAVRYSAWILAFDALALIPFAQLRLNHRAGLYAGVKIFNIAMNVALSYVFLARWRMGASGVFLANMISSCATLAALSPVLAAELEGLFDWPVYKSLLRFALPLVPAGLASMVVQVIDRPILKFLTDDATVGLYQANYRLGILMMMGINMFDMAWRPFFLQRGDAPDSKRLFARILTYFVLAGSAVLLFIHLFIASLVAIPILAGRPLIHPNYWIGLPIVPVVTASYLFNGIYVNMLAPVSLAKRTELVAYATAAGALVNVPANLLLIPAHGMMGAAWATLLAYATMALALFLMGRKVYPIDYEYGRLAHIALCLGAAGAGAYFLGLGVGSDRLGVRALLLLAFPAALVLTGFLEPEEQAALRKRILKL, from the coding sequence ATGCTCAAGGACATAAAGCAGCTCGGCCGGGAATCGCTCCTCTACGGGCTTTCGACCGTCCTCGGGCGCTTCCTTAACATCCTGCTCCTTCCCCTGCACACGTACTTCCTGTCCCCGGCCGAGCTGGGGGTCGTGGCCACGCTTTTTTCCTACCTCGCCTTCCTCAACATTCTCTACGGCTACGGCATCGATTTCGCTTTCATGAGGCACGACCCCGGCTCCCGGGGCCGGAGCGATTCTCCGGCCAGGACCTGCTTCAGCACGGCCTTCTGGTCGCTGGCCGCGACCTCTTTGGCCTTCTCCGGCCTCATCCACGCCGCGGCCGGCCCCCTCTCGGCCCTGGCAGGAGTCCCGGCCAGCCTCTCGGACGCGGTCAGGTACTCGGCTTGGATATTGGCTTTCGACGCTCTGGCTCTCATCCCCTTCGCGCAGCTCCGGCTCAACCACCGGGCCGGGCTCTACGCGGGAGTCAAGATTTTCAACATCGCCATGAACGTAGCCTTGAGCTACGTGTTTCTCGCGCGCTGGCGCATGGGAGCCTCCGGGGTTTTCCTCGCCAACATGATCTCCTCATGCGCCACGCTCGCGGCCCTCTCCCCGGTGCTGGCCGCGGAGCTCGAGGGGCTCTTCGACTGGCCTGTCTACAAATCCCTTCTGCGCTTCGCCTTGCCCTTGGTCCCGGCGGGCCTGGCCTCCATGGTGGTGCAGGTCATCGATCGGCCCATCCTCAAGTTCCTGACCGACGACGCCACGGTGGGGCTCTACCAGGCCAACTACCGGCTCGGGATCCTGATGATGATGGGGATCAACATGTTCGACATGGCCTGGAGGCCGTTTTTCCTCCAAAGAGGGGACGCCCCGGATTCCAAGCGGCTGTTCGCGAGAATACTCACCTATTTCGTCCTGGCCGGCTCCGCGGTGCTGCTCTTCATCCATCTTTTCATAGCGTCCTTGGTGGCCATCCCCATCCTGGCTGGCCGGCCCCTGATCCATCCTAATTACTGGATCGGCCTTCCCATCGTTCCCGTGGTCACGGCGAGCTATCTTTTCAACGGAATCTACGTGAACATGCTGGCCCCGGTGAGCCTGGCCAAGCGCACCGAGCTCGTGGCCTACGCCACGGCCGCGGGGGCCTTGGTGAACGTGCCCGCCAATCTCCTCCTGATCCCGGCCCATGGGATGATGGGCGCGGCCTGGGCCACCTTGCTCGCTTACGCGACCATGGCCTTGGCGCTGTTTCTCATGGGACGCAAAGTCTATCCCATCGACTACGAGTATGGGCGCCTGGCCCATATCGCCCTCTGTCTGGGCGCGGCCGGAGCGGGGGCCTATTTCCTGGGGCTTGGCGTGGGCTCCGACAGGCTCGGGGTCAGGGCTCTTCTACTGCTCGCCTTTCCCGCGGCCCTCGTCCTCACAGGCTTTCTCGAGCCCGAGGAGCAAGCGGCCTTGAGAAAAAGAATACTCAAGCTCTAA
- a CDS encoding VIT1/CCC1 transporter family protein — protein sequence MTEHMAGKIPQGLDPAVARSLVLDELFDLTLYQELRNISSGGLRDVLDQLVPIEIKHYQFWNEFFGLDIAALDLRRRIKLRLILRLCRAFNPTAAHLALEAIEIYGVRKYLSLWDAHEATPFGQALREILRDEFQHEDAVVSQMAERKISPERIRSIFLGLNDGLVEILGAITGFFAAFGKPSAILAASVTTAVAGAFSMAAGAYVAGSSEREMRRIEAGKESFLNGRRPKPAEEPRPLFSAVLVGASYFAGAVIPILPVAFGAKTVLAPIIASSVLFSLVSVILAALSGMDVKRRLLTNLGILSVAVAVTYAIGLAAKAFWGIPL from the coding sequence ATGACCGAGCATATGGCGGGCAAGATTCCCCAGGGCTTGGACCCCGCGGTTGCCCGGAGCCTGGTTCTGGACGAACTTTTCGATCTGACGTTGTACCAAGAATTGCGCAATATCAGCTCCGGAGGCCTGCGCGACGTTCTCGACCAGCTCGTGCCGATCGAGATCAAGCATTATCAGTTCTGGAATGAATTCTTCGGCCTGGACATCGCGGCCTTGGACCTCCGGCGTCGGATCAAGCTCCGCCTGATTCTGCGCCTATGCCGTGCCTTCAATCCCACGGCCGCCCACTTGGCCCTAGAGGCCATAGAGATCTACGGTGTGCGCAAATATTTGAGCCTGTGGGATGCCCATGAGGCGACGCCCTTCGGCCAGGCCTTGAGGGAAATATTGAGGGACGAATTCCAGCACGAGGACGCCGTGGTGTCTCAGATGGCCGAGCGCAAGATCAGCCCCGAGCGCATCCGCAGCATCTTCCTCGGCCTCAACGACGGCCTGGTTGAGATACTGGGGGCCATCACCGGCTTCTTCGCGGCCTTCGGCAAGCCCTCCGCCATACTCGCCGCGAGTGTCACCACCGCGGTGGCGGGAGCCTTCTCCATGGCCGCCGGGGCCTACGTGGCGGGAAGCTCCGAGCGCGAGATGAGGCGGATCGAGGCCGGCAAGGAGAGCTTCTTGAACGGGCGGCGACCCAAACCCGCTGAGGAGCCCCGCCCCCTGTTTTCGGCCGTCCTCGTGGGAGCGAGCTACTTCGCAGGCGCCGTCATCCCGATACTCCCGGTGGCCTTCGGGGCCAAGACCGTCCTTGCGCCCATCATCGCCTCGAGCGTGTTATTCTCATTGGTCTCCGTGATCCTGGCCGCCCTCTCGGGGATGGACGTCAAGAGAAGACTTCTCACCAACCTCGGCATCCTCTCCGTCGCCGTCGCGGTGACCTACGCCATAGGCCTGGCCGCCAAGGCTTTCTGGGGAATACCTCTTTAA
- a CDS encoding two-component sensor histidine kinase, producing MNPPAPREVADLKKELEIITCSISHDLRAPLRAINGFSQIMAEDYSPALDAEGLRLLGVIRQNAQKMESLIEGLLYFSRLGRMPLAPAALDMRDLAASVIDEIKKSPEGIRTQFRLGELPGAFGDSALIGLVWSRLISNAVKFSAKKDAPLVDVSYEPSEKAYRVKDNGAGFDMKYADKLFGLFQRLHPESEFPGLGADLAMVKRVVRRHGGKVWAEASPRQGASFYFTLPGGRDDA from the coding sequence GTGAATCCGCCTGCCCCCAGGGAAGTGGCAGACCTTAAAAAGGAGCTCGAAATCATCACCTGCTCGATTTCTCATGATTTGCGCGCTCCCCTGCGAGCCATAAACGGCTTCTCCCAAATCATGGCGGAGGACTACAGCCCAGCCCTGGATGCTGAGGGTCTCCGCCTTCTGGGGGTGATACGCCAGAACGCCCAAAAAATGGAAAGCCTCATCGAAGGCCTGCTTTACTTTTCGCGCCTGGGACGCATGCCGTTGGCCCCTGCCGCGCTCGACATGCGAGATCTCGCCGCCTCGGTGATAGATGAGATTAAGAAGTCGCCCGAGGGAATACGGACGCAATTTCGACTGGGCGAGCTTCCCGGGGCGTTCGGGGACTCAGCCCTCATCGGATTGGTCTGGAGCCGCCTTATCTCCAACGCCGTGAAATTCAGCGCGAAGAAGGACGCGCCTCTCGTGGATGTGTCGTATGAACCCTCGGAAAAAGCCTATCGCGTCAAGGACAACGGCGCGGGCTTCGACATGAAATACGCGGACAAACTTTTCGGCCTGTTCCAACGCCTCCATCCGGAAAGCGAATTCCCCGGCTTGGGAGCGGACCTCGCCATGGTCAAGCGCGTCGTCAGGCGCCATGGAGGCAAGGTTTGGGCCGAAGCAAGCCCGCGCCAGGGAGCATCGTTTTATTTCACGTTGCCCGGAGGCAGGGACGATGCCTAG
- a CDS encoding HEAT repeat domain-containing protein has translation MPAFILAFLSLVTVCQAELTYKGFDIYRSRTATVEKIQKAVGPWIDSYMRMRQDGRPPVLRNADRLKDRIEREVRRLGRLAFVNMHYAEYITSADRGGYITFELVDVQDAALRMPFKPAPAKSLADPQGLLAAWRQYYDIGISLSAQGALPTERVSCPAFFCLWGSATPELGALEKQIRDGVAANKKFLHRVAVEDRDPQKRAAALYVLSYSTSGAEVVDLMMDRLQDPSEEVRAAALQVLSDIALYSRSLFIEVKKIIPLLDYPTSSDRSKAMGVLIGLADNPTYRPYVLSRATPYLLGLLKLEQPSNHDLAFTLLSILSKERYGRRDYQAWEKWISSQTSPIK, from the coding sequence ATGCCCGCCTTTATTTTGGCGTTTCTAAGTCTTGTAACAGTCTGCCAGGCCGAGCTGACCTACAAAGGCTTCGACATCTACCGCTCCCGAACGGCCACGGTCGAGAAGATACAAAAGGCGGTCGGGCCCTGGATCGATTCCTACATGCGGATGCGCCAGGACGGGCGTCCTCCCGTGCTTAGGAACGCGGATCGGCTCAAGGATCGCATCGAGAGGGAGGTGCGCCGGCTCGGCCGCTTGGCTTTCGTCAACATGCATTACGCCGAGTATATCACCTCGGCCGACCGCGGCGGCTACATCACTTTCGAGCTGGTGGACGTCCAGGATGCCGCCTTACGGATGCCCTTTAAGCCGGCCCCTGCGAAAAGTCTGGCGGACCCGCAGGGGCTTTTGGCCGCGTGGAGACAGTACTACGATATTGGAATCTCCTTGTCGGCGCAGGGGGCCCTTCCCACGGAGCGCGTCTCATGCCCGGCCTTCTTTTGCCTGTGGGGGTCGGCCACGCCCGAACTGGGGGCCCTCGAGAAGCAGATTAGGGATGGGGTTGCGGCCAATAAGAAATTTCTACATCGTGTCGCGGTTGAGGATCGCGATCCGCAAAAGCGCGCCGCGGCCCTGTATGTCCTTTCCTACTCGACCTCGGGCGCGGAGGTCGTGGACCTCATGATGGACCGCCTGCAGGACCCCTCCGAGGAGGTGAGGGCTGCCGCGCTCCAAGTCCTTTCCGACATTGCCCTGTACAGCCGCTCCCTGTTCATCGAGGTGAAGAAAATCATCCCCCTCCTGGACTACCCAACGAGCTCGGACCGCAGCAAGGCCATGGGAGTGCTCATCGGCCTGGCCGACAATCCGACCTATCGCCCCTACGTGCTGAGCCGCGCTACTCCCTATCTCTTGGGCCTGCTCAAGCTCGAACAGCCCAGCAACCATGACTTGGCTTTTACCCTTCTCTCCATTCTCTCCAAGGAGAGATACGGCCGGCGCGATTACCAGGCCTGGGAAAAATGGATTTCCAGTCAGACATCCCCTATAAAATAG
- the moaA gene encoding GTP 3',8-cyclase MoaA, with amino-acid sequence MIDSFGRRIDYLRLSVTDRCNLRCAYCLPEFYSDFAASEDILSADEIAQLVSCFAEMGTSKIRITGGEPLVRPGIPELIGRLSRIDGVSDISLSTNGVLLHKFAAELARAGLKRVNISMDSLNSDKFSRITRFGKLQDVLTGIDAALSAGLAPVKVNVVVAKGLNDDEIGAFAKLTETAPLHVRFIELMPMGETGFFSKRNWLPLPEMMERAAPLTPLPREDWPIGHGPARYYKRPGGKGTVGFVSALSCGFCSSCNRMRLTAKGVLMPCLDGSEGADFRTLVRSKADRREIRRLLAEVIRKKPEKHSMLERADALSANPRFMCQIGG; translated from the coding sequence TTGATCGATTCCTTCGGCCGCAGGATTGATTACCTCCGCCTGTCGGTCACTGACCGCTGCAATCTGCGTTGCGCCTATTGCCTGCCGGAGTTCTATTCCGACTTCGCGGCCTCGGAGGATATTTTAAGCGCCGATGAGATCGCGCAGCTCGTTTCGTGCTTTGCGGAGATGGGTACGTCCAAAATCCGCATTACCGGCGGAGAGCCTCTGGTGCGGCCTGGAATCCCGGAGTTGATCGGGAGGCTTTCAAGAATTGACGGGGTCTCGGATATATCCCTGAGCACCAACGGGGTGCTCCTTCACAAATTCGCCGCGGAGCTTGCCCGGGCCGGTCTTAAAAGGGTCAACATCAGCATGGATTCCCTAAATTCCGACAAATTCAGCCGGATCACCCGTTTCGGCAAACTTCAAGACGTCCTGACCGGCATTGATGCGGCCCTTTCCGCCGGGCTTGCGCCGGTCAAAGTCAACGTGGTCGTGGCCAAGGGATTGAATGACGACGAGATAGGCGCTTTCGCGAAGCTGACCGAAACCGCCCCGCTTCATGTGCGTTTCATCGAGCTTATGCCGATGGGAGAAACCGGTTTCTTCTCCAAGAGGAATTGGCTGCCGCTTCCCGAGATGATGGAGAGAGCGGCCCCTTTGACGCCCTTGCCCCGGGAAGATTGGCCCATCGGCCACGGCCCGGCTCGCTACTACAAGCGCCCCGGTGGAAAAGGAACCGTTGGATTCGTCAGCGCTTTAAGCTGTGGATTCTGCTCTTCCTGCAACCGTATGCGCCTGACGGCCAAGGGAGTCTTGATGCCATGCTTGGACGGGTCCGAGGGAGCGGACTTCCGGACACTTGTGCGAAGTAAAGCCGATCGAAGGGAGATACGGCGCCTTCTCGCGGAGGTCATCCGGAAGAAACCCGAAAAACATTCCATGCTGGAAAGAGCTGATGCCTTGTCGGCTAATCCGAGGTTCATGTGCCAGATCGGAGGATGA
- a CDS encoding dipeptide epimerase, with translation MLKIKSFSLNTFETALKRPFITALGRKDSSVNVGLTLELSDGSRGYGEASSSLALAHLSAGCLAKTMKALTLENLGEDLAGAGSIIDKAWKTHGRINPAAAAFECALWQAVLASMGMPMAEWLGGALRKVETDITLSAWGEPTATRQAAQEARNEGFGIFKVKVGGELQGDLERVRLAHEAGPKARLILDGNQSLSEKGALKLVEACLAKGWPVELLEQPLGRGQFAQMAALSRRCPVPVAADEMVKTPEDAARVAGEGAAHVINIKVAKSGIRRSLEIAAIARGAGLGLMIGCMTETAEGLAPSVHLALGTGFFKHVDLDSDHLLGPHPEASSWKRRGPLLSLD, from the coding sequence ATGTTGAAGATCAAGTCATTCTCCCTAAACACGTTCGAGACCGCCCTTAAAAGGCCTTTCATCACGGCCCTCGGCCGCAAAGACTCAAGCGTCAACGTGGGCCTGACCTTGGAGCTCAGCGACGGCAGCCGCGGCTACGGAGAGGCCTCCTCCTCCCTGGCCCTGGCCCACCTCTCGGCGGGCTGCCTGGCCAAAACCATGAAGGCCTTGACCCTAGAGAACCTGGGCGAAGACCTCGCCGGGGCCGGAAGCATCATCGACAAAGCCTGGAAAACCCATGGCCGGATCAATCCCGCCGCCGCCGCCTTTGAATGCGCCCTGTGGCAGGCAGTCCTGGCTTCCATGGGAATGCCCATGGCCGAGTGGCTCGGCGGCGCGCTGCGGAAAGTCGAGACCGACATCACGCTGTCGGCCTGGGGGGAGCCCACCGCCACGAGGCAGGCAGCGCAGGAAGCCCGCAACGAGGGCTTCGGGATTTTCAAGGTCAAGGTCGGGGGGGAGTTACAAGGAGACTTGGAGCGCGTGCGCCTGGCTCATGAGGCCGGCCCCAAGGCGCGCTTGATCCTGGACGGCAACCAAAGCTTGAGCGAAAAAGGCGCCTTGAAGCTCGTGGAGGCCTGCCTCGCGAAGGGCTGGCCCGTCGAACTCCTGGAGCAGCCCCTCGGGCGCGGGCAATTCGCTCAAATGGCAGCCCTATCCCGGCGCTGCCCCGTCCCGGTGGCCGCCGACGAGATGGTAAAGACCCCGGAGGACGCGGCGCGCGTTGCCGGGGAGGGGGCGGCCCACGTCATCAACATCAAGGTCGCCAAATCGGGCATTCGCCGCTCGCTCGAGATTGCCGCCATAGCTCGGGGAGCGGGACTCGGGCTCATGATCGGCTGCATGACGGAAACGGCCGAGGGCCTGGCCCCCAGCGTCCATTTGGCGCTCGGCACTGGATTTTTCAAGCACGTGGACTTGGACAGCGACCACTTGCTCGGACCCCATCCCGAGGCTTCCTCGTGGAAGCGGCGGGGGCCGCTCCTTTCGCTCGATTAA
- a CDS encoding metallophosphoesterase yields the protein MMFRYKETNDKGEILNQLAAPWSTRIQLSRLKTRPRQAHESFQFGVLGDAEPGRFWLFRTLFNRRGVFRRQLSSIQQQSVDFTMQLGDMVSCGFPSHYLRFFEELNSVNVDKPYLTVIGNHDRSNPHGDSHSRMYRSLFGRNNYHFDYGGVRFVVLDSSTKRVTKRQLRWLSMILESHGRKVVFTHMPPVLLKLWGGAAAHRMGGFEDGAKEFVELMARRQVERLYMGHVHCFGVQDYKGVRYVLTGGGGSPLFPCGSADKFHHYLTVSVTPDGLSERVHALDGSSFLIPAGKVILSH from the coding sequence ATGATGTTCCGCTACAAGGAGACCAACGACAAGGGCGAGATCCTCAACCAATTAGCCGCTCCTTGGAGCACGCGCATCCAGCTCTCCAGGCTCAAGACTAGGCCCAGGCAGGCCCACGAGAGCTTCCAATTCGGAGTCCTGGGGGACGCCGAGCCCGGGCGCTTTTGGCTCTTCCGGACTTTGTTCAACCGGCGAGGGGTTTTTAGAAGGCAACTTTCCTCCATACAGCAGCAGTCGGTGGACTTCACCATGCAGTTGGGGGACATGGTCAGCTGCGGTTTTCCCAGCCACTACCTCAGATTTTTCGAGGAGCTCAACTCCGTCAACGTGGACAAGCCCTACCTCACCGTCATCGGCAACCACGACCGCTCCAATCCCCACGGGGACTCCCACTCGCGGATGTACCGCTCCCTTTTCGGCCGCAACAACTATCACTTCGACTACGGCGGGGTGCGCTTCGTGGTGCTCGACTCGAGCACCAAGCGCGTGACGAAGAGACAACTGCGCTGGCTTTCGATGATCCTGGAGTCCCACGGACGCAAGGTGGTCTTCACGCACATGCCCCCGGTGCTCCTCAAGCTCTGGGGCGGAGCCGCGGCTCATCGCATGGGAGGCTTCGAGGACGGGGCCAAGGAGTTCGTCGAGCTCATGGCCCGCAGACAGGTCGAGCGGCTCTACATGGGGCACGTCCACTGCTTCGGCGTGCAGGACTACAAGGGAGTGCGCTACGTCTTGACCGGGGGCGGGGGTTCTCCCCTATTCCCTTGCGGCTCCGCGGATAAATTCCATCATTATCTCACCGTCTCGGTCACTCCCGATGGCCTCTCCGAACGCGTCCATGCCCTGGACGGCTCCTCCTTCCTCATCCCGGCGGGGAAGGTCATTCTCTCCCATTAA
- a CDS encoding MOSC domain-containing protein yields the protein MGKVLAVCISPRKGIRKQNVGQAIFKADFGIEKDAHAGNWHRQVSLLAWESIEKMRAKGLNVNVGSFAENLTTQGIDLPALPVGWRIRIGPEVELEVTQIGKECHTRCAIYYLAGDCVMPKEGIFARVIRGGAVATGDRIRTDCPRTAVQGRV from the coding sequence GTGGGTAAAGTATTGGCGGTTTGCATCAGCCCTAGAAAGGGCATACGCAAACAAAACGTGGGGCAAGCCATTTTCAAGGCTGATTTTGGAATAGAGAAAGACGCTCATGCCGGCAACTGGCACAGGCAAGTAAGCTTGCTGGCCTGGGAGAGCATCGAAAAGATGCGCGCCAAGGGACTTAACGTGAACGTGGGCAGTTTCGCAGAGAATCTTACGACTCAAGGAATCGACTTGCCTGCCCTCCCGGTGGGATGGCGCATCCGTATAGGGCCGGAGGTTGAGCTGGAGGTGACGCAGATCGGGAAGGAATGTCATACGCGTTGCGCCATTTACTACTTGGCGGGCGATTGCGTCATGCCCAAGGAAGGGATATTCGCTCGCGTGATCCGCGGCGGCGCCGTTGCGACGGGAGACAGGATTAGAACGGACTGCCCGCGCACTGCCGTCCAGGGCCGAGTTTGA
- a CDS encoding response regulator: MDKEFHILILEDDEADLELLLHALKKSKIAFRHRQAGSRKDFEKALAEFQPDLILSDYNLPSFGGLEALKLARRAREDIPFIFISGSIGVEAAVEALKQGAMDYLVKDKMQGLPSAIKRALEEARRRRDFARFEREQENILKRERTARLEAEQASWAKDEFLALASHELRTPLTAMLGWTALLRSEELSPEEKLKALDIIERNMKFQAQIIKEILDVSSLVAGRLRLDLKPGPLVPLIEGVLGALRPMAESKGLSLETRLGPLPEPVPIDAERFYQILWNLLSNSMKFTQPGGKISLTVGRKGSYAQIMVSDNGQGIPAEFLPHVFDRFRQSENSLTRTHGGLGLGMSIVRDLVHLHNGTVEVSSAGVGRGSCFTVTLPLAQAASPLASGDEKPVQIQPPAALPGRPELNGLSILLVEDETDQREMLAFILSKYGARVTAVSCPSEAMESISRKAPDVIVSDLAMPGEDGYDFIRKVRKLPPAQGGHIPAAALTAYARPEDRTKAILAGYQIHIPKPIHPEELAALVANLVGRRGPY, from the coding sequence ATGGATAAAGAATTCCACATTCTGATACTGGAGGACGACGAAGCCGACTTGGAGCTCCTCCTCCACGCGCTCAAGAAATCCAAGATCGCCTTCCGCCACCGGCAGGCCGGGTCGCGCAAGGATTTCGAGAAAGCGTTGGCGGAGTTCCAGCCCGACCTGATCCTGTCCGACTACAACCTTCCGTCCTTCGGCGGCCTCGAGGCCCTGAAGCTGGCCCGCCGGGCGCGGGAGGACATCCCCTTCATTTTCATCTCCGGCTCCATAGGGGTCGAGGCCGCGGTCGAGGCCTTGAAGCAGGGGGCGATGGACTACCTAGTCAAGGACAAGATGCAAGGCCTTCCCTCCGCTATTAAAAGGGCATTGGAGGAAGCCCGCCGGCGCCGGGACTTCGCCCGTTTCGAGCGCGAACAGGAGAACATCCTAAAACGCGAGAGAACCGCGCGCCTGGAGGCCGAGCAGGCGAGCTGGGCCAAGGACGAGTTCCTGGCCCTCGCTTCCCACGAACTGCGCACCCCGTTGACCGCGATGCTCGGTTGGACGGCCCTTCTGCGCTCGGAAGAGCTCTCGCCCGAAGAGAAGTTAAAGGCCCTGGACATCATCGAGCGCAACATGAAGTTCCAAGCCCAGATCATCAAGGAGATACTGGACGTCTCGAGCCTCGTGGCCGGAAGGCTCCGGCTCGACCTAAAGCCGGGGCCGCTGGTGCCTCTCATCGAGGGCGTCCTGGGCGCGCTTCGCCCCATGGCGGAGTCCAAAGGCTTGAGTCTCGAAACCCGGCTGGGTCCGCTTCCAGAGCCGGTCCCTATCGATGCCGAGCGCTTTTACCAGATCCTCTGGAACTTGCTGTCCAACTCGATGAAATTCACCCAGCCCGGGGGCAAGATCAGCCTGACTGTGGGCCGCAAGGGCTCCTACGCCCAGATCATGGTCTCGGACAACGGCCAGGGAATTCCCGCGGAGTTCCTGCCCCACGTGTTCGACCGCTTCAGGCAGTCCGAGAATTCGCTCACACGCACCCATGGAGGCCTTGGCCTCGGGATGTCCATCGTGCGGGACCTTGTCCATCTCCACAACGGGACGGTGGAAGTCTCCAGCGCGGGAGTCGGCCGAGGCTCCTGCTTCACCGTGACCTTGCCCCTGGCGCAAGCCGCCTCGCCCCTAGCATCCGGAGATGAGAAGCCCGTCCAAATCCAGCCTCCCGCCGCTTTGCCCGGCCGACCCGAGCTCAATGGGCTCTCCATACTCCTGGTGGAGGACGAGACGGATCAGAGGGAAATGCTCGCGTTCATCCTGAGCAAATACGGAGCCCGGGTGACCGCCGTGTCGTGCCCGAGCGAGGCGATGGAATCAATCTCAAGGAAGGCTCCCGACGTCATCGTCTCGGACCTCGCCATGCCCGGGGAGGACGGCTACGACTTCATCCGCAAGGTGAGAAAGCTCCCACCCGCTCAAGGGGGGCATATCCCGGCCGCAGCACTCACGGCTTACGCCCGCCCGGAAGACAGGACCAAGGCGATTCTCGCAGGCTACCAAATACATATCCCCAAACCCATCCACCCCGAAGAACTGGCCGCCTTGGTGGCCAATCTGGTAGGCCGCCGCGGACCCTACTAA